The following proteins are encoded in a genomic region of Syngnathus acus chromosome 22, fSynAcu1.2, whole genome shotgun sequence:
- the vash1 gene encoding tubulinyl-Tyr carboxypeptidase 1, with protein sequence MLSATADSVEERDDEQEDEGEEELRDGGVPFYVNRNGLPMDEDTWERMWRHVGRIHPDGDALGKSIRGATDLAKIPIPSVPTYQPTTAIPLRLEAIQKYIRELQYNHTGTQFFEIKKSRPLTALMDIAKEMTREALPIKCLEAVILGIHLTNSMPAVERFPLSFKSQFSGNYFYHIVLGVHSGGRFGALGMSRREDLMFKPLEYRTLMDLVQDFKEAYRGYWHTLRKVKIGQYVSRDPHSVEQIEWKHSVLDVDALSKEELRKELERHTRDMRLKIGKPAPSSPTKDRRNSMGSPLRGQGSPIRRVSRVDRRPSGEKKTLEQKASGDMNMYQIRV encoded by the exons ATGCTGAGTGCCACGGCGGACTCAGTGGAGGAGAGGGATGACGAGCAGGAGgatgaaggagaagaagagctGAGAGATGGAGGAGTCCCTTTCTACGTCAACCGAAATGGCCTCCCCATGGATGAGGACACCTGGGAGAGGATGTGGCGCCACGTGGGTCGGATCCACCCAGACGGCGATGCTTTGGGGAAGAGCATCCGTGGTGCGACTGACCTGGCCAAG ATTCCAATACCAAGTGTGCCTACATACCAGCCTACCACCGCAATTCCATTGCGCCTGGAAGCCATACAGAAATATATCAGGGAATTACA ATACAATCACACCGGGACACAGTTTTTTGAAATCAAGAAAAGCCGGCCTCTTACCGC GTTGATGGACATCGCCAAGGAGATGACACGTGAAGCCCTGCCAATCAAATGCTTGGAAGCAGTTATCCTGGGAAT TCACCTCACCAACAGCATGCCGGCTGTGGAGCGTTTCCCCCTCAGCTTTAAGTCTCAGTTCTCAGGGAACTACTTCTACCACATCGTGCTGGGAGTCCACAGCGGCGGACGCTTCGGTGCGCTGGGCATGAGTCGGCGCGAGGACCTCATGTTCAAGCCCCTGGAGTATCGTACACTGATGGACTTGGTGCAGGACTTTAAAGAGGCCTACAGGGGCTACTGGCACACCCTACGAAAGGTCAAGATCGGCCAATATGTGTCGCGTGACCCTCACAGCGTGGAGCAGATCGAGTGGAAGCATTCCGTCCTGGATGTGGACGCTCTGAGCAAGGAGGAGCTGAGGAAAGAGCTGGAGAGGCATACTCGGGATATGAGGCTCAAG ATAGGAAAGCCTGCACCTTCTTCTCCTACCAAAGACAGGAGAAATAGCATGGGTTCACCACTCAGAGGACAAGGAAGCCCCATTCGCAGGGTCAGCCGTGTTGACAGACG CCCatctggagaaaagaaaactttggAACAGAAAGCATCTGGAGACATGAACATGTATCAGATTCGTGTGTGA
- the fcf1 gene encoding rRNA-processing protein FCF1 homolog, with translation MPKQKKKKFAAMKRMISLKDQRVNEKDRHKAKEKKKDPSALKEREVPKYASCLFFQYNTQLGPPYHVLIDTNFINFSIKAKLDIVQSMMDCLYAKCIPYITDCVMAEIEKLGMKYRVALRIAKDPRFERLPCTHAGTYADDCLVQRVTQHKCYILATVDRDLKRRIRKIPGVPIMYISNHRYNIERMPDDYGAPRF, from the exons ATG ccgaaacagaaaaaaaagaagtttgcTGCAATGAAACGGATGATCAGCTTGAAAGATCAACGAGT AAATGAGAAAGATCGCcacaaagccaaagaaaagaaaaaggatcCTTCAGCGCTGAAGGAGAGAGAAGT CCCCAAGTATGCATCGTGTTTGTTCTTCCAATACAACACTCAGCTCGGTCCACCGTACCACGTTCTAATCGACACCAATTTCATCAACTTCTCCATCAAGGCCAAACTGGACATTGTTCAGTCCATGATGGACTGTCTGTATGCCAAAT GTATTCCGTATATAACCGACTGTGTGATGGCTGAAATTGAAAAACTTGGAATGAAATACAGAGTTGCGCTCAG GATTGCAAAGGATCCGAGATTCGAGCGCTTGCCTTGTACACACGCGGGAACATACGCTGATGACTGTCTGGTCCAAAGGGTAACACAG CACAAGTGTTACATCCTGGCTACTGTGGATAGAGATTTGAAGCGAAGGATCAGGAAGATCCCCGGAGTGCCCATTATGTACATTTCAAATCACAG gtACAACATTGAAAGGATGCCAGATGACTACGGTGCACCAAGGTTTTAG
- the arel1 gene encoding apoptosis-resistant E3 ubiquitin protein ligase 1 isoform X1, with product MDRRFFLTFLICSALWIFFWEVRWKKGKDGQIEEWLRGHRLSHYKHLFEDVQTLEELSLSVLSRLEEVVKEQQSWREIAEAHIRLLRDFAFQEWLCSQNLGHFYKTLKTLGYMNLDDLSQFNSQLPLSLAAWGYYYEDYVRLSTGIKILRTSRRSRDQDYEIQLVRSLAERRLNEKWSFAGALLFGCTVALCFLIRDLMFYVIGGITVSIIAFVFTIKFLCELAARVVSFLQNEDPGRRGDRSIYDYVRGNYLDPRSCKVSWDWKEPQEVGQTMSFRVQLFYKNGQPFPAHRPVGLRVNITHIELALDIPVTQEVLVETESHVVKVTFTVRKAGRYEVAVKLGGLNVAYSPYYKIFQPGTVVPSKTKIAYHFSTLVLTHSKVHTLQIEPRDEYGNPTSNSTSLTDEVNYSLHMHSLGTVDDDSMEGIFSKTVALNKQQCQVLMKLTLWKTGCFRARIAYMDQPLSNGEFDIIVLNENEKAYVEKNVSTPGNSIYFEAYLYSNGNYSSSPWQLPPSSLLAPQRRPSMGEEEDEHDSPVEGQSEKIKKPKKVYCYISSKQLSVKEFYLKIIPWRLFTFRVCPGTKFTYHGLDPVHKYLTLVVDDGIQAPVELTCKERNIMAATFIRFLHKNLGGSETFQDKVNFFQRELRHIHSRRPRTKICLKIIRHSILDSSLKATRNFSVSDWNKNFEVLFHDEEALDWGGPRREWFELICKTLFDTSNQLFTRFSDNNQGLVHPNAERPAHLRLKIYEFAGRVVGKCLYESALGGAYKQLVRARFTRSFLAQIIGLRMNYKYFETDDQELYKTKVCFILNNDVSEMDLVFAEEKYNKLGQLEKVVELIAGGAQIAVTNENKIHYLNLLAQYRLASQVRDEVEHFLKGLNELVPENLLAIFDENELELLMCGTGDINVQDFKAHAVIVGGSWHFREKVMKWFWAVVSSFTQEELARLLQFTTGSSQLPPGGFNTLCPSFQIIAAPTQSTLPTAHTCFNQLCLPTYDSYEELHKLLKLAISEGSEGFGML from the exons ATGGACCGCCGCTTCTTCCTGACCTTCCTAATCTGCTCCGCACTGTGGATCTTCTTCTGGGAAGTGCGCTGGAAGAAAGGCAAAGACGGTCAGATTGAGGAATGGCTACGAGGACACCGTCTCTCTCATTACAAGCATTTGTTTGAAG ATGTGCAGACACTGGAGGAGCTAAGTCTGAGTGTACTGAGTCGCTTGGAAGAGGTGGTGAAGGAACAACAGAGCTGGAGGGAAATCGCTGAGGCTCACATTCGACTGCTCCGAGACTTTGCCTTTCAGGAGTGGCTTTGTTCTCAGAACCTAGGACATTTTTACAAAAC GCTGAAGACTTTGGGTTATATGAATCTGGACGATCTGTCACAGTTCAACAGTCAGCTGCCCCTTTCCCTGGCCGCCTGGGGGTACTACTACGAAGACTACGTCAGGTTGTCCACCGGCATCAAGATCCTCCGGACCTCACGGAGAAGTCGTGACCAGGACTACGAAATCCAGTTGGTGCGCAGTCTTGCTGAAAGGCGTCTGAATGAGAAGTGGTCATTCG CGGGTGCGCTCCTATTCGGCTGTACTGTGGCACTGTGCTTCTTGATAAGGGACCTCATGTTTTACGTGATTG GTGGAATTACTGTTTCCATCATTGCATTTGTCTTCACCATCAAGTTCCTGTGTGAGCTTGCAGCCCGGGTTGTCAGCTTCCTGCAAAATGAGGATCCGGGCCGGCGCGGCGACCGCAGCATCTACGACTATGTGCGGGGCAACTACCTGGATCCGCGCTCCTGCAAAGTGTCCTGGGATTGGAAGGAGCCACAAGAAGTGGGGCAGACGATGAGCTTCAGAGTCCAA CTGTTCTACAAGAACGGCCAACCTTTCCCGGCACATCGGCCCGTTGGCTTGAGGGTCAACATTACCCACATTGAATTGGCTCTGGATATCCCTGTTACACAGGAGGTCTTAGTAGAAACAGAGTCACACGTggtcaaagtcacttttaccGTGCGCAAGGCTGGCCGCTACGAAGTCGCCGTCAAACTTGGTGGCCTCAACGTGGCCTACAGCCCTTATTATAAAATCTTCCAGCCAG GTACAGTCGTCCCATCCAAGACCAAGATAGCCTACCATTTCTCCACGCTGGTGCTAACACACAGCAAGGTGCACACACTGCAGATTGAGCCCAGAGATGAATATGGAAACCCCACCAGTAACTCCACATCACTCACAGATGAGGTCAACTACAGCCTTCACATGCACTCT CTGGGCACGGTGGATGACGACAGCATGGAGGGCATCTTCAGTAAGACGGTGGCCCTCAATAAGCAGCAGTGTCAGGTTCTGATGAAATTGACCTTGTGGAAGACCGGTTGCTTCAGGGCCCGCATCGCTTATATGGATCAGCCGCTCAGCAATGGGGAATTTGACATTATTGTTCTCAATG AGAATGAGAAGGCCTACGTGGAGAAGAATGTGTCCACTCCGGGCAACAGCATCTACTTTGAGGCATACCTCTACAGCAACGGGAACTACAGCAGCTCGCCGTGGCAACTAcccccctcctctttgctGGCTCCACAGAGGAGGCCATCCAtgggggaggaagaggacgagCACGACTCTCCTGTGGAGGGCCAATCGGAGAAAATCAAGAAACCAAAAAAGGTCTACTGTTACATATCGTCAAAG caacTATCTGTGAAGGAGTTTTACCTGAAAATTATTCCATGGCGCCTTTTCACTTTTAGAGTTTGTCCTGGAACAAag TTTACCTATCACGGTCTGGACCCCGTTCACAAGTATTTGACGCTCGTGGTGGATGATGGAATACAGGCACCTGTGGAGCTCACttgcaaagaaagaaacatcATGGCTGCCACCTTCATCCgctttcttcacaaaaacctag GCGGCTCCGAAACGTTCCAGGACAAGGTGAACTTCTTTCAACGTGAACTCAGGCACATTCACTCAAGGCGACCTCGCACCAAGATCTGCCTAAAAATCATCCGGCACTCCATTCTTGATTCA TCCCTGAAGGCAACGCGGAACTTCTCAGTGTCAGATTGGAATAAAAACTTTGAGGTGCTCTTTCACGATGAGGAAG CTCTGGACTGGGGAGGGCCTCGCAGGGAATGGTTTGAACTGATATGCAAGACTCTCTTCGACACGTCCAACCAGTTGTTCACCCGCTTCAGTGACAACAACCAGGGCCTG GTGCACCCAAATGCCGAGCGACCGGCACACTTGCGACTGAAAATATACGAGTTTGCCGGCCGCGTCGTCGGGAAGTGCCTGTACGAGTCTGCGCTCGGCGGGGCTTACAAGCAACTAGTCCGAGCTCGCTTCACGCGCTCTTTCTTGGCCCAAATCATTGGTCTCAGGATGAATTACAAG TACTTTGAAACGGATGATCAAGAGTTGTACAAGACCAAAGTGTGTTTCATCTTGAACAACGACGTGAGCGAAATGGACCTGGTGTTTGCTGAGGAGAAGTACAACAAGTTGGGACAGCTGGAAAAG gTGGTGGAGCTGATCGCAGGCGGAGCCCAAATTGCAGTTACCAATGAAAACAAGATTCATTATCTCAACCTGCTGGCCCAATATAGACTGGCCAGTCAGGTGAGGGATGAGGTGGAACACTTCCTGAAAG GTTTGAATGAATTGGTTCCAGAAAACCTGCTAGCCATATTTGATGAGAACGAGTTGGAG ttgCTGATGTGCGGCACTGGTGACATAAACGTGCAAGACTTCAAGGCCCACGCCGTAATCGTGGGCGGATCGTGGCATTTCCGGGAGAAG GTGATGAAGTGGTTCTGGGCTGTGGTATCCAGCTTCACTCAGGAGGAGCTGGCTCGCCTCCTGCAATTCACCACCGGCTCCTCGCAGCTGCCCCCCGGAGGCTTCAACACGCTGTGCCCCTCTTTCCAGATCATCGCCGCCCCCACACAAAGTACCCTGCCCACCGCACACACCTG TTTCAACCAGCTGTGTCTCCCCACCTACGACTCGTACGAGGAGCTGCACAAGTTGCTGAAGCTGGCCATCAGCGAGGGCAGCGAAGGTTTCGGGATGCTCTGA
- the arel1 gene encoding apoptosis-resistant E3 ubiquitin protein ligase 1 isoform X2 produces the protein MNLDDLSQFNSQLPLSLAAWGYYYEDYVRLSTGIKILRTSRRSRDQDYEIQLVRSLAERRLNEKWSFAGALLFGCTVALCFLIRDLMFYVIGGITVSIIAFVFTIKFLCELAARVVSFLQNEDPGRRGDRSIYDYVRGNYLDPRSCKVSWDWKEPQEVGQTMSFRVQLFYKNGQPFPAHRPVGLRVNITHIELALDIPVTQEVLVETESHVVKVTFTVRKAGRYEVAVKLGGLNVAYSPYYKIFQPGTVVPSKTKIAYHFSTLVLTHSKVHTLQIEPRDEYGNPTSNSTSLTDEVNYSLHMHSLGTVDDDSMEGIFSKTVALNKQQCQVLMKLTLWKTGCFRARIAYMDQPLSNGEFDIIVLNENEKAYVEKNVSTPGNSIYFEAYLYSNGNYSSSPWQLPPSSLLAPQRRPSMGEEEDEHDSPVEGQSEKIKKPKKVYCYISSKQLSVKEFYLKIIPWRLFTFRVCPGTKFTYHGLDPVHKYLTLVVDDGIQAPVELTCKERNIMAATFIRFLHKNLGGSETFQDKVNFFQRELRHIHSRRPRTKICLKIIRHSILDSSLKATRNFSVSDWNKNFEVLFHDEEALDWGGPRREWFELICKTLFDTSNQLFTRFSDNNQGLVHPNAERPAHLRLKIYEFAGRVVGKCLYESALGGAYKQLVRARFTRSFLAQIIGLRMNYKYFETDDQELYKTKVCFILNNDVSEMDLVFAEEKYNKLGQLEKVVELIAGGAQIAVTNENKIHYLNLLAQYRLASQVRDEVEHFLKGLNELVPENLLAIFDENELELLMCGTGDINVQDFKAHAVIVGGSWHFREKVMKWFWAVVSSFTQEELARLLQFTTGSSQLPPGGFNTLCPSFQIIAAPTQSTLPTAHTCFNQLCLPTYDSYEELHKLLKLAISEGSEGFGML, from the exons ATGAATCTGGACGATCTGTCACAGTTCAACAGTCAGCTGCCCCTTTCCCTGGCCGCCTGGGGGTACTACTACGAAGACTACGTCAGGTTGTCCACCGGCATCAAGATCCTCCGGACCTCACGGAGAAGTCGTGACCAGGACTACGAAATCCAGTTGGTGCGCAGTCTTGCTGAAAGGCGTCTGAATGAGAAGTGGTCATTCG CGGGTGCGCTCCTATTCGGCTGTACTGTGGCACTGTGCTTCTTGATAAGGGACCTCATGTTTTACGTGATTG GTGGAATTACTGTTTCCATCATTGCATTTGTCTTCACCATCAAGTTCCTGTGTGAGCTTGCAGCCCGGGTTGTCAGCTTCCTGCAAAATGAGGATCCGGGCCGGCGCGGCGACCGCAGCATCTACGACTATGTGCGGGGCAACTACCTGGATCCGCGCTCCTGCAAAGTGTCCTGGGATTGGAAGGAGCCACAAGAAGTGGGGCAGACGATGAGCTTCAGAGTCCAA CTGTTCTACAAGAACGGCCAACCTTTCCCGGCACATCGGCCCGTTGGCTTGAGGGTCAACATTACCCACATTGAATTGGCTCTGGATATCCCTGTTACACAGGAGGTCTTAGTAGAAACAGAGTCACACGTggtcaaagtcacttttaccGTGCGCAAGGCTGGCCGCTACGAAGTCGCCGTCAAACTTGGTGGCCTCAACGTGGCCTACAGCCCTTATTATAAAATCTTCCAGCCAG GTACAGTCGTCCCATCCAAGACCAAGATAGCCTACCATTTCTCCACGCTGGTGCTAACACACAGCAAGGTGCACACACTGCAGATTGAGCCCAGAGATGAATATGGAAACCCCACCAGTAACTCCACATCACTCACAGATGAGGTCAACTACAGCCTTCACATGCACTCT CTGGGCACGGTGGATGACGACAGCATGGAGGGCATCTTCAGTAAGACGGTGGCCCTCAATAAGCAGCAGTGTCAGGTTCTGATGAAATTGACCTTGTGGAAGACCGGTTGCTTCAGGGCCCGCATCGCTTATATGGATCAGCCGCTCAGCAATGGGGAATTTGACATTATTGTTCTCAATG AGAATGAGAAGGCCTACGTGGAGAAGAATGTGTCCACTCCGGGCAACAGCATCTACTTTGAGGCATACCTCTACAGCAACGGGAACTACAGCAGCTCGCCGTGGCAACTAcccccctcctctttgctGGCTCCACAGAGGAGGCCATCCAtgggggaggaagaggacgagCACGACTCTCCTGTGGAGGGCCAATCGGAGAAAATCAAGAAACCAAAAAAGGTCTACTGTTACATATCGTCAAAG caacTATCTGTGAAGGAGTTTTACCTGAAAATTATTCCATGGCGCCTTTTCACTTTTAGAGTTTGTCCTGGAACAAag TTTACCTATCACGGTCTGGACCCCGTTCACAAGTATTTGACGCTCGTGGTGGATGATGGAATACAGGCACCTGTGGAGCTCACttgcaaagaaagaaacatcATGGCTGCCACCTTCATCCgctttcttcacaaaaacctag GCGGCTCCGAAACGTTCCAGGACAAGGTGAACTTCTTTCAACGTGAACTCAGGCACATTCACTCAAGGCGACCTCGCACCAAGATCTGCCTAAAAATCATCCGGCACTCCATTCTTGATTCA TCCCTGAAGGCAACGCGGAACTTCTCAGTGTCAGATTGGAATAAAAACTTTGAGGTGCTCTTTCACGATGAGGAAG CTCTGGACTGGGGAGGGCCTCGCAGGGAATGGTTTGAACTGATATGCAAGACTCTCTTCGACACGTCCAACCAGTTGTTCACCCGCTTCAGTGACAACAACCAGGGCCTG GTGCACCCAAATGCCGAGCGACCGGCACACTTGCGACTGAAAATATACGAGTTTGCCGGCCGCGTCGTCGGGAAGTGCCTGTACGAGTCTGCGCTCGGCGGGGCTTACAAGCAACTAGTCCGAGCTCGCTTCACGCGCTCTTTCTTGGCCCAAATCATTGGTCTCAGGATGAATTACAAG TACTTTGAAACGGATGATCAAGAGTTGTACAAGACCAAAGTGTGTTTCATCTTGAACAACGACGTGAGCGAAATGGACCTGGTGTTTGCTGAGGAGAAGTACAACAAGTTGGGACAGCTGGAAAAG gTGGTGGAGCTGATCGCAGGCGGAGCCCAAATTGCAGTTACCAATGAAAACAAGATTCATTATCTCAACCTGCTGGCCCAATATAGACTGGCCAGTCAGGTGAGGGATGAGGTGGAACACTTCCTGAAAG GTTTGAATGAATTGGTTCCAGAAAACCTGCTAGCCATATTTGATGAGAACGAGTTGGAG ttgCTGATGTGCGGCACTGGTGACATAAACGTGCAAGACTTCAAGGCCCACGCCGTAATCGTGGGCGGATCGTGGCATTTCCGGGAGAAG GTGATGAAGTGGTTCTGGGCTGTGGTATCCAGCTTCACTCAGGAGGAGCTGGCTCGCCTCCTGCAATTCACCACCGGCTCCTCGCAGCTGCCCCCCGGAGGCTTCAACACGCTGTGCCCCTCTTTCCAGATCATCGCCGCCCCCACACAAAGTACCCTGCCCACCGCACACACCTG TTTCAACCAGCTGTGTCTCCCCACCTACGACTCGTACGAGGAGCTGCACAAGTTGCTGAAGCTGGCCATCAGCGAGGGCAGCGAAGGTTTCGGGATGCTCTGA